A single region of the Leisingera thetidis genome encodes:
- a CDS encoding pyridoxine 5'-phosphate synthase yields the protein MTQNQLRLGVNIDHVATVRNARGGAYPDPVRAAKLAEEAGADGITAHLREDRRHITDADIDGLMDALSVPLNFEMAATEEMQRIALRHKPHAVCIVPEKREERTTEGGLEVAREENKLAHFIAPLRDAGCRVSIFIAADRKQIEAAHRIGAEVIELHTGAYCDYHAEGRFEDRDRELGALREMSAFAHSLGLEVHAGHGLTYDTVQPVAVFPEVKELNIGHFLIGEAVFRGLTPAVQEMRRLMDQARG from the coding sequence ATGACACAGAACCAATTGCGCCTGGGCGTGAATATCGACCATGTGGCCACCGTGCGCAACGCCCGCGGCGGCGCTTATCCGGACCCGGTCCGGGCTGCAAAGCTGGCCGAGGAGGCGGGGGCCGACGGCATCACCGCCCACTTGCGCGAAGACCGCCGCCATATCACCGACGCCGATATCGACGGGCTGATGGACGCGCTGAGCGTGCCGCTGAACTTCGAGATGGCGGCAACCGAGGAAATGCAGAGGATCGCCCTGCGCCACAAGCCGCATGCGGTTTGCATCGTCCCTGAAAAGCGCGAGGAACGCACCACCGAAGGCGGGCTGGAAGTCGCGCGCGAGGAAAACAAGCTGGCCCATTTCATCGCGCCCCTGCGCGACGCAGGCTGCCGGGTGTCGATCTTCATCGCCGCCGATAGGAAACAGATCGAAGCCGCCCACCGGATCGGCGCCGAAGTGATCGAACTGCACACCGGCGCCTATTGCGACTATCACGCCGAAGGCAGGTTTGAAGACCGCGACCGCGAACTGGGAGCGCTGCGGGAGATGTCCGCCTTTGCCCATTCTCTGGGGCTGGAGGTGCATGCGGGCCATGGCCTCACCTATGACACCGTGCAGCCGGTTGCGGTCTTCCCGGAGGTGAAAGAACTGAATATCGGCCACTTCCTGATCGGCGAGGCAGTCTTCCGCGGTCTGACCCCGGCGGTGCAGGAGATGCGCCGGCTGATGGACCAAGCGCGGGGGTGA
- the lepB gene encoding signal peptidase I has protein sequence MTAKAKTGSSILETVKTIVYALLIAGVFRTLFFQPFWIPSGSMKETLLIGDFLFVNKMAYGYSYASCPSVRIPAVGLNIDAKDICGFLDGGNTRLMGGEPERGDVVVFRHPVNGNDFIKRLVGLPGDKIQMKNGVLFINGAPVKLQDAGQFEEVMERQGPQGSLPRCENAPVGQGAICKKSRKLETLPGGNEHIVLNITNQGMDHTGVYQVPEGHYFFMGDNRDNSSDSRLPQSAGGVGFVPFENLIGRADRIMFSSAGRSMLFFWTWRSDRFFKGIE, from the coding sequence ATGACGGCCAAAGCAAAGACCGGCAGTTCGATCCTTGAGACGGTGAAGACCATCGTCTACGCGCTGCTGATCGCCGGTGTCTTCCGCACCCTGTTCTTCCAGCCCTTCTGGATTCCCTCCGGATCGATGAAGGAGACCCTGCTGATCGGGGACTTCCTGTTCGTGAACAAGATGGCCTATGGCTATTCCTATGCCTCCTGCCCCAGCGTGCGCATTCCGGCGGTCGGGCTGAACATCGACGCCAAGGACATCTGCGGCTTTCTGGATGGCGGCAACACCCGCCTGATGGGCGGCGAGCCGGAGCGCGGCGATGTGGTGGTGTTCCGCCACCCGGTCAACGGCAATGACTTCATCAAGCGGCTTGTCGGCCTGCCCGGCGATAAAATCCAGATGAAGAACGGCGTGCTGTTCATCAATGGCGCGCCGGTCAAGCTGCAGGATGCAGGCCAGTTCGAGGAAGTGATGGAGCGCCAGGGGCCGCAAGGGTCGCTGCCGCGCTGCGAAAACGCGCCGGTGGGCCAGGGCGCCATCTGCAAGAAGTCGCGCAAGCTGGAGACCCTGCCGGGCGGCAACGAGCACATCGTGCTCAACATCACCAACCAGGGCATGGACCACACTGGCGTCTACCAGGTGCCGGAAGGCCACTACTTCTTCATGGGCGACAACCGCGACAATTCCTCGGACAGCCGCCTGCCGCAGTCCGCTGGCGGCGTCGGGTTCGTGCCGTTTGAAAACCTGATCGGCCGCGCCGATCGGATCATGTTCTCCTCTGCCGGGCGCTCGATGCTCTTTTTCTGGACCTGGCGGAGCGACCGTTTCTTCAAGGGGATCGAGTGA
- a CDS encoding ABZJ_00895 family protein → MQVNLIRYGLWWMGATAAMLLAGLLLAQFGTGMPAGLATVLPPMVASVAEGMRIAQATRAPLPGRDAWICAAAMTGVVAVLTIIQLPLYWNSPMVVEARETIPVLYLAGIFMLLLAVILMINRLFLGHGIRLGLKRLEE, encoded by the coding sequence ATGCAAGTCAACTTGATCCGTTACGGGCTTTGGTGGATGGGGGCCACCGCCGCAATGCTGCTGGCGGGCCTGCTGCTGGCGCAATTCGGGACCGGCATGCCGGCCGGGCTGGCAACGGTGCTGCCGCCGATGGTTGCCTCGGTTGCGGAAGGCATGCGCATCGCCCAAGCCACCCGCGCGCCCTTGCCCGGCAGGGACGCCTGGATTTGCGCCGCGGCGATGACAGGGGTTGTTGCGGTGCTGACCATCATCCAGCTGCCGCTCTACTGGAACAGCCCGATGGTTGTCGAGGCGCGGGAAACGATTCCGGTCCTTTACCTCGCAGGGATATTCATGCTCCTGCTGGCGGTCATCCTGATGATCAACCGCCTGTTCCTGGGCCATGGCATCAGACTGGGGCTGAAGCGGCTGGAAGAATGA
- a CDS encoding DUF2062 domain-containing protein: MVFRRRDRRPPLRALADFLWPRGGWGRAFLYVKHRVRRLPDSPERIARGIWAGVFTTFTPFYGLHFLVAAIIARVMNGNILASLSATFFGNPLTYVPIGVASLQTGHWLLGTEFDEEVDKSLVGKFMAAGGDLKDNLFALFMDKPADWQGLHLFYNEVFYPYMIGGILPGIISATVCYMLSLPVIRVYQQRRRAKIKAKFEAIKQRAEVGTGS, from the coding sequence TTGGTATTCAGGCGCCGGGACAGACGTCCGCCCCTCCGGGCGCTGGCGGATTTTCTCTGGCCGCGCGGCGGCTGGGGCCGTGCCTTCCTGTATGTGAAGCATCGGGTCCGGCGGCTGCCCGATTCGCCCGAACGCATTGCCCGCGGCATCTGGGCCGGCGTGTTCACCACCTTCACGCCATTCTACGGGCTGCATTTTCTGGTGGCGGCCATCATCGCCCGGGTGATGAACGGCAATATCCTCGCCTCGCTCAGCGCCACCTTCTTCGGCAACCCGCTGACCTATGTGCCGATCGGGGTCGCCAGCCTGCAGACCGGCCATTGGCTGCTGGGAACCGAGTTCGACGAGGAGGTCGACAAGTCCCTGGTCGGCAAGTTCATGGCGGCCGGCGGCGATCTGAAGGACAACCTGTTTGCCCTGTTCATGGACAAGCCCGCCGACTGGCAGGGCCTGCATCTGTTCTATAACGAGGTGTTCTACCCCTACATGATCGGCGGCATCCTCCCCGGCATCATCTCAGCGACGGTTTGCTATATGCTCAGCCTGCCGGTGATCCGGGTCTACCAGCAGCGCCGCAGGGCCAAGATCAAGGCCAAATTCGAAGCCATCAAACAGCGCGCCGAGGTCGGAACCGGCTCCTGA
- a CDS encoding RelA/SpoT family protein, whose amino-acid sequence MISPDDLIALVRNYNPKTNAERIAEAYAFGEQMHDGQFRHSGEPYFTHPVAVAAILTEQRLDDATIITALLHDTIEDTKANYEEVARRFGDEVAMLVDGVTKLTNLQLSSRETKQAENFRKLFMAMSKDLRVILVKLADRLHNMRTIKAMRPEKQAQKARETMDIYAPLAGRMGMQWMREELEDLAFRVLNAEGRQSIIRRFVTLQRETGDVIHRITGDMRLELEKAGIEAEVFGRAKKPYSIWRKMQAKDQGFSRLSDIYGFRVITMSEEDAYRALGAIHQRWRAVPGRFKDYISQPKSNGYRSIHTTVSGRDGKRVEVQIRTRQMHDVAETGVAAHWSYRDGVRSENPFAVDPAKWIASLTEQFDAEDDHDEFLEAVKLEMYSDQVFCFTPKGDVIKLPKGATPIDFAYAIHTRIGHACVGAKVDGIRVPLWTRLRNGQSVDVITAEGQTPQVSWLEIATTGKARTAIRRALREADRARFVKLGHELARSAFDHVGKKATDKALETAARALRASGVNELLARLGAAEITAHDVVQSVYPELTTGDGDEISPRRAVIGLEPGQSFERAPCCQPLPGERIIGITYRGRGVVVHAADCDKLGEFEDQPERWMDVHWHSGTHPAAYGTTLELTIGNDAGVLGRICTLIGEKKANISDLEFVDRKPDFYRLMINVELRDVEQLHSLMLTLEAESDVAAVARFRDKPEERHFPG is encoded by the coding sequence ATGATTTCCCCTGACGACCTGATTGCTCTGGTCCGCAATTACAATCCCAAGACCAATGCGGAGAGGATCGCCGAGGCCTATGCCTTTGGCGAGCAGATGCATGACGGGCAGTTCCGCCACTCCGGCGAGCCCTATTTCACGCATCCGGTGGCGGTGGCCGCCATCCTGACCGAACAGCGGCTGGATGATGCGACCATCATCACCGCGCTGCTGCACGACACCATCGAAGACACCAAAGCCAATTACGAGGAAGTTGCCCGCCGTTTCGGCGATGAGGTGGCGATGCTGGTCGATGGCGTCACCAAGCTGACCAACTTGCAGCTCAGCAGCCGCGAGACCAAGCAGGCGGAGAATTTCCGCAAGCTGTTCATGGCGATGTCCAAGGATCTGCGGGTGATCCTGGTGAAACTCGCCGACCGTCTGCACAACATGCGCACCATCAAGGCGATGCGCCCGGAAAAGCAGGCCCAGAAGGCGCGCGAGACCATGGATATCTATGCGCCGCTGGCGGGCCGCATGGGCATGCAGTGGATGCGGGAGGAGCTGGAGGATCTGGCGTTCCGGGTGCTGAACGCCGAGGGCCGCCAGTCGATCATCCGCCGTTTCGTGACGCTGCAGCGGGAAACCGGCGATGTGATCCACCGGATCACCGGCGACATGCGGCTGGAGCTGGAAAAGGCCGGGATCGAGGCCGAGGTATTCGGCCGCGCCAAGAAACCCTATTCGATCTGGCGCAAGATGCAGGCCAAGGATCAGGGCTTTTCGCGGCTGTCGGATATCTACGGCTTCCGGGTCATCACGATGTCGGAAGAAGACGCCTACCGGGCGCTGGGCGCCATTCACCAGCGCTGGCGGGCGGTGCCGGGGCGGTTCAAGGATTATATCAGCCAGCCGAAATCCAACGGCTACCGCTCCATCCACACCACCGTTTCGGGCCGTGACGGCAAACGGGTGGAGGTGCAGATCCGCACCCGCCAGATGCATGATGTGGCCGAAACCGGCGTTGCGGCGCATTGGTCCTACAGGGACGGGGTGCGCTCCGAAAACCCCTTTGCGGTTGACCCGGCCAAATGGATCGCCTCGCTGACCGAGCAGTTCGACGCCGAGGACGACCACGACGAATTCCTCGAAGCGGTGAAGCTGGAGATGTATTCGGACCAGGTGTTCTGCTTCACCCCCAAGGGCGATGTGATCAAGCTGCCCAAGGGGGCGACGCCGATCGACTTCGCCTATGCCATCCACACCCGGATCGGCCATGCCTGCGTCGGCGCCAAGGTGGACGGGATCCGGGTGCCGTTGTGGACCCGGCTGCGCAATGGCCAGTCGGTGGACGTGATCACCGCCGAGGGCCAGACGCCGCAGGTCAGCTGGCTGGAAATCGCCACCACCGGCAAGGCCCGCACCGCCATCCGCCGCGCCCTGCGCGAAGCGGACCGGGCGCGGTTTGTGAAGCTGGGCCATGAGCTGGCCCGCTCGGCATTTGATCACGTCGGCAAGAAAGCCACCGACAAGGCGCTGGAAACCGCTGCCCGTGCGCTGCGCGCCAGCGGCGTGAACGAACTCCTCGCAAGACTGGGCGCGGCCGAGATTACCGCGCATGACGTGGTGCAATCGGTCTATCCTGAACTGACCACCGGCGACGGTGACGAAATCTCGCCGCGCCGGGCGGTGATCGGCCTGGAGCCGGGGCAGAGCTTTGAGCGTGCGCCCTGCTGCCAGCCGCTGCCGGGCGAGCGTATCATCGGCATCACCTACCGCGGCCGCGGCGTGGTGGTGCATGCGGCGGATTGCGACAAGCTGGGCGAATTCGAGGATCAGCCGGAGCGCTGGATGGACGTGCATTGGCACAGCGGCACCCATCCGGCCGCCTACGGCACGACCCTGGAGCTGACCATCGGCAACGACGCCGGTGTGCTGGGACGCATTTGCACATTGATTGGCGAGAAAAAGGCCAATATCTCGGATCTGGAATTTGTCGACAGGAAACCAGACTTTTACCGGCTTATGATCAATGTGGAACTGCGGGATGTGGAGCAGCTGCACTCGCTGATGCTGACGCTAGAGGCTGAAAGCGATGTTGCCGCGGTGGCGCGGTTCCGGGACAAGCCGGAAGAGCGCCATTTTCCGGGGTAA
- the acpS gene encoding holo-ACP synthase → MILGVGTDLANIERIQRTLDRFGDRFRNRVFTELEQRKAERRRDAAGTYAKRWAAKEACSKALGTGLRMGIAWKDMAVSNLATGQPVMHVTGWAAERLRGMTPPGHEAVIHVTLTDDHPWAQAFVVIEARPLAGVPAESPSGT, encoded by the coding sequence ATGATCCTGGGTGTCGGAACCGATCTTGCCAACATCGAGCGCATCCAGCGCACGCTGGACCGTTTCGGCGACCGGTTCCGCAACCGGGTGTTCACTGAACTGGAGCAGCGCAAGGCCGAGCGCCGCCGCGATGCGGCGGGCACCTACGCCAAGCGCTGGGCCGCCAAGGAGGCCTGCTCCAAGGCGCTGGGCACCGGCCTGCGCATGGGAATCGCCTGGAAGGACATGGCGGTATCCAACCTGGCGACCGGCCAGCCAGTGATGCATGTGACCGGCTGGGCCGCCGAGCGGCTGCGCGGGATGACCCCGCCGGGGCATGAGGCGGTGATCCACGTGACCCTGACCGACGACCACCCCTGGGCGCAGGCCTTTGTGGTGATCGAGGCGCGCCCTCTCGCCGGCGTCCCGGCGGAATCGCCTTCCGGAACTTGA